One segment of Equus asinus isolate D_3611 breed Donkey chromosome 18, EquAss-T2T_v2, whole genome shotgun sequence DNA contains the following:
- the RIPPLY3 gene encoding protein ripply3 isoform X2: MRPEAAAGAREARRRVCHCPGDGPRGPPPPRGPESPTPWRPWIRSPQDAEPAGTGNPPESGGDQQTSGSKGAFGFQHPVRVPGRKCWPVSQCKPPFTSTTMRPIQMMKSKRMKPSRPTFRARRWQVQWKTAWEQRAEVDRQTQDGDPEDVVASGVRVCSPIVTLWEALSAPHSNKPGLSPMPDPPHTRSWGQLLQDTLHFCWV; this comes from the exons ATGAGACCCGAGGCGGCGGCCGGAGCCCGGGAGGCGCGGAGGCGCGTCTGTCACTGCCCCGGGGACGGTCCCAGGGGTCCACCGCCGCCGCGCGGGCCCGAGAG CCCTACACCATGGAGACCTTGGATCCGGTCGCCCCAAGATGCTGAACCAGCCGGAACTGGAAACCCG CCTGAGTCTGGGGGTGACCAACAAACTTCTGGATCAAAGGGGGCCTTTGGGTTCCAGCATCCTGTAAG AGTTCCGGGGAGAAAGTGCTGGCCAGTTTCCCAGTGCAAGCCACCATTCACTTCTACAACGATGCGTCCGATTCAGATGATGAAGAGCAAGAGGATGAAGCCCAGCCGCCCGACCTTCCGTGCCAGGAGGTGGCAGGTCCAGTGGAAGACAGCCTGGGAGCAAAGGGCAGAGGTCGACAGACAAACCCAGGACGGAGATCCCGAGGATGTGGTGGCCTCGGGGGTAAGGGTCTGCTCCCCCATCGTGACTCTCTGGGAGGCGCTGAGTGCACCTCATTCAAATAAGCCAGGTCTCTCTCCCATGCCAGACCCACCTCACACACGCTCTTGGGGACAGCTGCTCCAGGACACTTTGCATTTCTGCTGGGTGTAA
- the RIPPLY3 gene encoding protein ripply3 isoform X1, with product MRPEAAAGAREARRRVCHCPGDGPRGPPPPRGPESPTPWRPWIRSPQDAEPAGTGNPPESGGDQQTSGSKGAFGFQHPVRVKNICRVPGRKCWPVSQCKPPFTSTTMRPIQMMKSKRMKPSRPTFRARRWQVQWKTAWEQRAEVDRQTQDGDPEDVVASGVRVCSPIVTLWEALSAPHSNKPGLSPMPDPPHTRSWGQLLQDTLHFCWV from the exons ATGAGACCCGAGGCGGCGGCCGGAGCCCGGGAGGCGCGGAGGCGCGTCTGTCACTGCCCCGGGGACGGTCCCAGGGGTCCACCGCCGCCGCGCGGGCCCGAGAG CCCTACACCATGGAGACCTTGGATCCGGTCGCCCCAAGATGCTGAACCAGCCGGAACTGGAAACCCG CCTGAGTCTGGGGGTGACCAACAAACTTCTGGATCAAAGGGGGCCTTTGGGTTCCAGCATCCTGTAAG AGTCAAGAATATCTGCAGAGTTCCGGGGAGAAAGTGCTGGCCAGTTTCCCAGTGCAAGCCACCATTCACTTCTACAACGATGCGTCCGATTCAGATGATGAAGAGCAAGAGGATGAAGCCCAGCCGCCCGACCTTCCGTGCCAGGAGGTGGCAGGTCCAGTGGAAGACAGCCTGGGAGCAAAGGGCAGAGGTCGACAGACAAACCCAGGACGGAGATCCCGAGGATGTGGTGGCCTCGGGGGTAAGGGTCTGCTCCCCCATCGTGACTCTCTGGGAGGCGCTGAGTGCACCTCATTCAAATAAGCCAGGTCTCTCTCCCATGCCAGACCCACCTCACACACGCTCTTGGGGACAGCTGCTCCAGGACACTTTGCATTTCTGCTGGGTGTAA
- the RIPPLY3 gene encoding protein ripply3 isoform X3, producing the protein MRPEAAAGAREARRRVCHCPGDGPRGPPPPRGPESPTPWRPWIRSPQDAEPAGTGNPPESGGDQQTSGSKGAFGFQHPVRLYLPISKSQEYLQSSGEKVLASFPVQATIHFYNDASDSDDEEQEDEAQPPDLPCQEVAGPVEDSLGAKGRGRQTNPGRRSRGCGGLGGKGLLPHRDSLGGAECTSFK; encoded by the exons ATGAGACCCGAGGCGGCGGCCGGAGCCCGGGAGGCGCGGAGGCGCGTCTGTCACTGCCCCGGGGACGGTCCCAGGGGTCCACCGCCGCCGCGCGGGCCCGAGAG CCCTACACCATGGAGACCTTGGATCCGGTCGCCCCAAGATGCTGAACCAGCCGGAACTGGAAACCCG CCTGAGTCTGGGGGTGACCAACAAACTTCTGGATCAAAGGGGGCCTTTGGGTTCCAGCATCCTGTAAG ACTTTATTTACCCATTTCTAAGAGTCAAGAATATCTGCAGAGTTCCGGGGAGAAAGTGCTGGCCAGTTTCCCAGTGCAAGCCACCATTCACTTCTACAACGATGCGTCCGATTCAGATGATGAAGAGCAAGAGGATGAAGCCCAGCCGCCCGACCTTCCGTGCCAGGAGGTGGCAGGTCCAGTGGAAGACAGCCTGGGAGCAAAGGGCAGAGGTCGACAGACAAACCCAGGACGGAGATCCCGAGGATGTGGTGGCCTCGGGGGTAAGGGTCTGCTCCCCCATCGTGACTCTCTGGGAGGCGCTGAGTGCACCTCATTCAAATAA